The DNA sequence TTCTACGCCCATAGCTTCGCCGCCGAAGGATTCCGACCTCATGTCGGCGCGTTCCGCGTCGGCGGACTGCTCACGCGGGCCCTGCGAAGCCCATACGTGACACCCTTACGGAGGGGAAGACGTGCGCAACCTCCTGCCGCTCATCAGCTCGCACCCGGGCGGTCGTTCCGCGCTGACATGCCGGTACCGCTGCGGTGACGCCTGCTTCCACGAGACGCCGAACACCAGCGACAACGCCTATGTGGGCGATGTCATCGCCGGTGCCGCGTCGCGCCGTTCCCTGCTGCGGGCCGGTGCCGTGATGACCGTGGCGGCCGCGACCGGGGCCGTGGCGCTGGAGCGGGCGCCGCAGGCGTCCGCCGCGACGGGCACCGCCGCCGCGCAGCACACGGCCGCTGCCGCGAAGGACAAGGCGGCCCGCGGCCTCCGCTTCGCGCCGGTCGCCCCCAACACCGAGGACAGCGTGGTCGTCGCCGAGGGCCACGACCAGAACGTGGTGCTCCGCTGGGGTGACCCGATCCTGCGCGGTGCGCCCGCGTTCGACCCGGACAACCAGAGCGCCAAGGCCCAGGCGGGCCAGTTCGGTTACAACAACGACTACATGGCGGTGCTCGACGTCCCGGGCGAGCGCGACCACCAGATGCTCGTGGTCAACCACGAGTACACCGACGAGGTGCTGATGTTCGCCGGGTACGACCCGGAGAACCCCACCCGCGAGCAGGCCGAGATCGGCTGGGCCGCGCACGGCATGTCGGTGGTCGTGACGGCCGAGGAGCGCGAGCTGGGCCGGCTCACCGCCGTACCCCGCCACCGCCTCAACCGCCGTATCACCGCCACCACCCCGTTCGAGGTCACCGGCCCGGCGGCGGGCAGCGAGCTGCTGCGCACCTCCGCCGACCCGTCCGGCAAGCGCATCCTCGGCACGCTGAACAACTGCGGCGGTGGCATCACGCCGTGGGGCACGGTGCTCTCCGGTGAGGAGAACTTCAACCAGTACTTCGCCAACGCGGACGCGGTCACCGATCCGGAGACCGCGGCCCGCCTCAAGCGGTACGGCATCACCGGCGCCGCCTCCGAGCGCAAGTGGGAACGGTTCGACGACCGTTTCGACGTGGCCAAGGAGCCGAACGAGACCAACCGCTTCGGCTGGGTGATCGAGATCGACCCGTTCGACCCCGAGTCCACCCCGCGCAAGCTGACCGCGCTGGGCCGCTTCAAGCACGAGGCCGCCGAGCCCCGCCTGACCACCGACGGCCGCCCGGTCCTCTACATGGGCGACGACGAGAAGTTCGACTACTTCTACAAGTTCGTCTCCGCCAAGCGGATGATGAAGGGCAACAGCCGCACCGCCCGCGAGCACAACCGCACCCTCCTGGACGAGGGCACGCTGTACGTAGCCAAGTTCACCGGCGACAGCCCGTCCGCCGAGATCGACGGCTCCGGAAAGCTGCCGAAGGACGGCGAGTTCGACGGTGCCGGTGAGTGGATCCCGCTGGCCAGCGGCAATCGCTCGTTCGTGGCGGGGATGACGGCCGAGGAGGTGTACGTCTTCACGCGGATCGCCGCCGACAAGGCCGGTGCGACGAAGATGGACCGCCCCGAGGACGTCGAGCCGAGCCCGCGCACCGGCCGGGTCTACATCGCCCTGACCAACAACTCCGACCGCGGCAAGGCGGGCAAGGCCCCGGCCGACGAGGCCAACCCGCGCAACGCCAACAAGCACGGCCAGATCCTGGAGCTGACCGAGCGCTGGAACAACCCGGGCTCCACCCGCTTCAACTGGCGGCTGTTCCTGGTCTGCGGCGACCCCGAGGACCCCAGCACCTACTTCGGCGGCTTCCCCAAGGACCAGGTCAGCCCGATCTCCTGCCCGGACAACATCACCTTCGACGCGTACGGCAACCTGTGGATCTCCACCGACGGCAACGCGCTCGGCAACCACGACGGGCTGTTCGGCGTGGCGACCTCGGGCAGCCGCCGCGGTGAGGTCAAGCAGTTCCTGACCGTGCCGACCGGGGCCGAGACCTGCGGGCCGATCGTGCAGGACCGGCGGGTGCTGGTGGCCGTGCAGCACCCGGGCGAGATCGACGGCGCGAGTGTCGAGAAGCCCGCGTCCACCTGGCCCGACGGTCCGGGCAAGCTCACCCGCCCGTCCGTGATCAGCGTCTGGCGCCGCGACGGCGGTGCCATCGGGGCCTGAGCCGCGTTCACACGCCGAGCCTCTGAGCCCTGGCCCTGGCCCTGGTCCTGGTCCTGGCCCTCGTCCTAGCCCAGGCCCTCGTCCTCCGCGAGCCGTCGTAGCCGCTCGCGGGGGGCGCGCAGGGAGCGGCCCCTGGTGTCCGTACGGGCCCAGGGGTCGTCGGCGAGGCGCTCGCCGACGGTCCGCAGGGTCCAGCGGTCGGACCGCAACGCCGGGTCGTCCAGCTCCCGTGCGTCGATGGGCGTGGCGACGGGGGCTCCGGGGCGGGCGCGCACCGCGTACGGGGTGACGGCGGTCTGGGCGTAGGCGTTGCGCTGGGTGTCGAGGTAGAGCCGGCCGCGCCGCTTGGCCTTGCGCGGCTCGGTGGTGAGCCGGTCGGGGTGGCGGGCGGCCAGCAGATCGGCGGCGTCGCGGGCGAAGGACCGCACGGTGTCGAAATCGGCGTGGCCGTCCAGCGGGACGACGACGTGCACGCCGCGCGAGCCGGTGGTCATCAGCAGCCCCGGCAGCCCGAGCTCGCCGAGCAGCGCGCAGCAGCGGCGGGCCGCCCAGCGCACCTCCTCGAAGCCGCTTTCAGCGGATACACCGGATGTGCCGGATGCACCGGGTTCGTTGGTTTTCCTCGACTCGTCGGACGACGGCGGATCGAGGTCGAGGATCAACCGGTCGGGGTGGTCGGGCCGGTCGGCGCGGGAGAGCCAGCGGTGCGGGGTGACGCACGCCTGGTCGGCGAGGTAGAGCAGGGTCGCGGTGTCATCGCAGACCACATGCGTGACCTTGCCGCCCTCCTTGGGAAGGACGGCGCGCCGCACCCAGTCCGGAAAGTGGTCGGGTGCGTTCTTCTGCATGAGCGGCTTGCCGCCGATTCCGTCCGGATGGCGTTCCATCATCAATGGGCGGCCGCGCAACTGCGGAATGATGCGCCGCGAGACCGAGCGGTAGTACTCGACAAGATCCCACTTTGTGATCCCATCATCGGGGAAGAGCACCTTTTCCGGCCGGCTGACCCGTACGGTGCGGCGCCCGGCCCTGACGTTCCGCGCATCGTTCCGCTTCTCGCTCATATGGGACGGGGGTTACCGCATGGTCGCTGACTAAACTCTGGAGCCGGGAAAAACGGAGGAAGTTGAAAAGCGGGGGAAATCATGGTGAGGCCCGGATCGCTCGGATCACCGGTGAGGGAGGGGCCCCGGCGCTGGACGCAGAGCCCGCTCGCTCTCATGGACACCACGATGGACCAGTTGCGCACCCTGATCATGGTCCATGAGGCCGGTACCGCGCTGGGCGCGGCACGGATTCTGGGCCGCGAACAGTCCAGCGTGCAAAAGCAGATCGACACGATGAACCGGAACTTTCGCGAGCTTTGCGGCGAACCGCTCGTGCTCAAGCAGGGGCGGGGCAAGGACGTGCTGTTCACCGGCACCGGAGAAGCCCTGGTCGAATTGGCGCGCGGAACTCTCGGTGACTGGCTGGACGGCATCCATGAGTCGCGCCGCCGACTGGGAAAAACCCTGATGGTGGGCACCACCCGATTTACTCTCAGCTATCTGGCGGGTGCCGGGGAACTGGTGGCCGAGGAGTTCCGGCAGCGGGAGATCGAACTCAAGGTCGGCCATGTGCGCACCCGGGACGTACTGGCCAAGCTGCGCGCCAAGGATGTCGACCTGGTGTGCGGCTCCGTGGTGACCAGGCCCGACAGCGCGGATGAGCTCACCGCCTTCGATGTAATGGAGTGGCGCCGCAGCGGGGTTTCGCTGCTGACCAATCTGCCCGAGGACGAGCTGCCCGGCCCGACCGCCCCGACCAGCGCGCTGCGCACGCTGCCGCTGGTGGTCTCGGCCAGCGGGCTGATGGCCGGGGTGCTGCACACCTGGTTCGGCGGTGACTACCGCGGCAAGCTGCGCATCGCCGCCGAGATCGACACCGTCAACTACGGTTTCGAGCTGCTGCGCTCCGGTCTGCTGCGCGGCTGCATGCTGGTCACCAAGGGGGTCGCGGACGCGGCGGGCGATCCGAGGGTGGCCTATGGACGCGGGTTGCGCGCCGTCGAGCTGGTCAATGACACCGGGCCCCGGCTGGAGGTGCTGCTGGGCGCCTTCACCCGGCGCGGGGAGCGCGCGTCCTACGACGCCGCCCACCCGCTCAATCTGCTCTGGGACGCGCTCGCGCGGGAGAACGCGCGCTGGCAGCGGGAGCAGCGCTGGCCCACACCGGGGCTGGAGCCCGATCCGTTCGAGCTGGCCAACTCCTACAACCCGAGCGAGAGCTGAAGCTCCGCCCAGCCGCCACTGCCCCGTCCCCGCCCGCCCCGACCGTACGACGGCCCGGGGCCGGGCGGTCCGGGGTCACTCGCCGCGCAGCGCCAGCACCGTCTCGACCGTGTCCGCCTGGTCCGCCGGCTTGTCCTCCCGGTAGCGCAGCACCCGCGCGAACCGCAGCGTGACGCCCGCCGGGTAGCGGGACGAGCGCTGCAGCCCGTCGAAGGCCACCTCCACCACCAGCTCCGGCCGCACCCGCACCACCCAGCCGTCGTCGCTGACCGCGAGCCCCAGCAGCGCCTCCGTCTGCCACTCCAGCATCGCGTCGGTGAGCCCCTTGAAGGTCTTGCCCAGCATCAGATACGTCCCGTCCGGCTGCCGCGCGCCCAGGTGCAGGTTGGACAGCTTCCCGGTGCGGCGGCCGTGCCCCCACTCCGCCGCCAGCACCACCAGATCCAGCGTGTGCACCGGTTTGACCTTCAGCCAGGACGCCCCGCGCCGACCCGCGCCGTACGGCGCCTCCAGCGCCTTGACCAGCACCCCCTCATGGCCCCGGGCCAGTACGTCCGCGGCGAACTCGCGCGCCGCCCGGCGGGTCTCCGGGTCCGCGGGGTCCCCGGCCACCAGCCGCCGCACCCGGCGGGGACCGGGGGCTATCCGGGCCAGTTCGGCGTGGCGCTCGCGGGCCGGGAGATCGAGCAGATCGCGGTCGTCCACGGCGAGCAGGTCGAAGAAGACGGGGGACAGCGGCAGCGCGGCCGACGCCCCGGCCACATCGAGCCGGGAGCCGACCCGGCCGGAGATCTCCTGGAACGGACGCGGCCGCCCCTCCGCGTCCAGCGAGATCACCTCGCCGTCGAGGATCGCCCGGTCCACCGCCAGTTCGCGCGCGGCCGTGACGACCTCCGGCAGGCGCTCGGTGATCTCGTCGAGGGTGCGGGTGTAGATCCGCACGTCCGCGCCGTCCCGGTGCACCTGCACCCGGATGCCGTCCAGCTTCTCCTCGACCGCACACGACCCCAGCCGGTCCAGGGCCTCGTCGAGGTCCTTGGCGCTCTGCGCGAGCATCGGCAGCACCGGCCGTCCCACCCGGAGCCGGAAGTCGGCCAGCGCCTTCGGGCCGCGCGCCAGCAGCGCCTCGGCGACCGCGCCCAGCGAACCGCCGAGCATCACCGCCCGCCGTACCTCGGCGGCCGGTGCGCCCACCGCCTCGGCGAGCCCCTCCACGGCCAGCCCCTCCAGCGCCCCCTGCCGCAGCTCCCCGCCGATCAGGCCGAGCAGAAAGTGCTGCTCCTCCTTGGTCGCGGCCGACATCAGCCCGCCCACCAGCCGCTTGCGGGCCGCCGTCGCCCCGGTGCCGGAGACCGCCGCGACCTCGCTCAGGGTCTGGTCCACATCGAGCACCGCGAGACTCGGCTCGGCGGCGGGCTCCCGCCGCTGCCGCAGGGTGGACCAGCCCACTCCGGTGCGGCGCTGGGGCAGTCTGCCCGCGAGGTAGGTGATCACCACGGCCGCCTCGGCCGGTTCCGTACGCCGGAACAGCCGGGCCAGCGCGGCGATCTTCGCCGAGCGGGCGGAGGTGGCCGCGACCTGGCGGGAGGTCAGCGCGACATCGGCCAGCAGCATGGCTCCAGCCTGCCCCGCACCCCGCCCGGCCGCCATACGGCACCGGGGCCCGGCCGCCCCGGTGGCCCCGGCCGCCCCCGCGGCATCTGTGGGCCCGAGCGGTGGGAGAGGAATACATTTGCACATAAGGGTCATAGGGGGCGGGGCGGGTGTACACACAGGGAGCGCGCCACGAAACAGCACATCGACTACGAAACTCTGTTCGAGGCCACTCCGAGCCCGATGCTCGTTCTGGGTCCCGATCTGGTGATCGTCGCGGCCAATGACAGCTATCTGAACGTCACCGGGCGCACCCGCGAGGACCTGATCGGGGAGTATGTCTTCGACGCCTTCCCCCGCAACCCGGCCCAACCCGAGTCCACCGCCACCCGCAATCTGGAGGCCTCGCTGCACCGGGTGCTGTGCACGGGGGAGCGGGACGCGATGGCGCTGCAGAGGTATGACATCCCGGTCACCGACCGCGCGGGCGGATTCGAGGAGCGGTACTGGAGCCAGATCAACTCCCCCGTGCGCGGCCGGGACGGCAGCGTCGAGCTGATCATCCACCGGGTCGAGGACGTCACGGCCTTCATCCGGGGGAGCGAGGGCCGGGCCGCATCGGAGGAGGGCCTGGGCCCGCGGACCGAGAACATGGACGCGGACCTCTACATCCGCGCACGGGAGCTGCAAGAGCTCAACGAGTGGCTGCGGCAGGCCCACGCCCGCGAGCGGGAGACCGCGCTGACCCTCCAGCAGTCGATGCTGCCCGCCTGCCCGCCGGAGGCGCATCCGAACGCGGCCGTGCGCTACCACCCGGCCGTGGGGTCGCTCAATGTGTGCGGCGACTGGTACGAGCTGACCGACCTGGCCGACGGCCGGATCGCCGTCGCGGTCGGGGACGTGGTGGGCCAGGGGCTGGAGGCCGCGTGTGTCATGGGGCAGCTGCGCAGCGCGCTGTCCGCCGCGACCCGCGCCGTGAACGGACCGGCACGGGCGATGGACGTGCTCGGCCGCTATGCGCGCTTCGTCGACGGGGCGCTGGCCGCGACCGCCGTCCAGGTCGTCATCGACCCCGCCGCGCACACCGTCGAGTACAGCTGCGCGGGCCACCCGCCGCCGCTGCTGCTCCAGGCCGGGGGCGCCGTGGACGTGCTGGACCAGGCGACGGATCCGCCGCTGGGGGCTCGGGCCGAGGAGATCCCCCGGCCGCAGGCCAGCGTCGGCTACGCCGCGGGGGACACGCTGGTGCTCTACACCGACGGGCTGATCGAGCGCCGCGAGGAGGACATCGACGTCGGGCTGAACCGGCTCAGCGAGAGCCTCGCCCGGCACTGCGGGCTGAAGCCGGAACCGATGGCCGACGCGCTCCTCGGCGACCTCGGTGTCACCGGTGGCGGCCCGGCCGCCGACGACACCGCGCTCGTGGTGATCGGACTCTGAAACAGAACGCGACGCCGGGGGTCAGGCGGTACGCCCCGCCTCGGCGCGTGCCGCGTCGCCACGGCTCGGCCCGGCGCACAGCGCCCAGATGACCAGGGCGTCGAGGATGAGCAGCACCGTGGCCCAGACCGGGTAGTACGGCAGCCACAGGAAGTTGGCGACCAGCGCGAGACCGGCCAGCACCACCCCCGTGACCCGCGCCCACATCGCACCGGTGAAGACCGCGCAACCGGCGACCAGGAGGGCGATGCCGATGGCGAAGTGGACCCAGCCCCATCCGGAGAGGTCGAACTGGAAGATATAGCTCCGCGTGACCAGGAACACATTGTCGGTCCGGATGGCCGAAATGCCCTGGAGCAGGTTCATCGCGCCACCGAAGATCATCATGACGGCCGCGAAGACGACCCACCCGCTCACCGCCCGGTGCGCGCGGCCCGGGGCGGCCCCTGTCTGCACTCCACCGACGTGACTGGCCATGTCGGGCTCCTTCATCAGGCGAAATTACCCTTTTTACAGGTTTGCACAGCGCCCCGCTTTCGGCACTTCGCCCGTCGGCGGCGCACCCCGTGCCGAACGTCCGGAGCGGTGCGTCCGGAGCGGTGCGTCCGGAGCGGGACAGGGATTCGCCTTCCGGGAATTCCCGGTGTAGATGTATGGGTATGCCCCGGTTCATGGGTCGATCGCGGGGTCGGTCATGGCTGAGCGTGCGCAGCGTCGCCGGCCAGGTCTTCGTTCTCCAGCTTGTGATCGTGCTGCTGCTCGGCGTGGCGGCGACCGTCGCCCTGGTGCTCCAGGGGCGGCACGACGCCGTCGAGCAAGCCCGCGGCCGGTCCGTCGCGGTCGCCGAGACCTTCGCCAACGCACCGGGGGTCGCCCAGGCGCTGCACAGCCGCAATCCGACCAAGGTGCTCCAGCCCAGGGCCGAGGCGGCCCGGAAGCGGTCCGGGCTCGACTTCGTCGTGGTGGTGAACCCCAAGGGCATCCGGATCACCCACCCCAATCCGCATCGCATCGGCAAGCCGTTCATCGGCACCATCGGCCCCTCGCTGCGGGGGCACACCATCACCGAGAGCCGCCCCGGAACCCTCGGCCCGGCGATGCAGGCGGTCGCCCCGATCTTCGACAGCCGGCACAAGGTCGTCGGCGTGGTGGGTGCCGGGTTCACCATCCGCAGGGTGAGCGGGCTCGCCGAACGTCAGCTGCCGCTGCTCGTCGGCGCCCTCTCCGCCTCCCTGGCCCTGGCCACCGGCGGCACCGCGCTGGTGGGCAGGCGGCTGCGGCGCCAGACCCGCGGCCTGGACCCGGTCGAGCTGACCCGGATGTACGAGCACCATGACGCGGTGCTGCACTCGGTGCGCGAGGGCGTGCTGATCGTCGGCGATGACGGCCGGCTGGTGCTCGCCAACGACGAGGCGTCCCGGCTGCTCGGTCTGCCCGAGCGGCCGGAGGGCCGGAAGGTCGCCGAGCTGGGCCTGGAGCCGCATGTCAGCGACGTCCTGACCGCCGGGCGCGATGTCACCGACGAGGTGCTGGTGGCCGGCGACCGGCTGCTGGCCATCAACAACCGGCTGACCGACCGCGACGGCGGGCCGCCCGGCAGCGTCGCCACCCTGCGCGACTCCACCGAACTGCGCGCCCTCTCCGGCCGTGCCGAAGTGGCGCAGAAGCGGCTCAAGCTGCTGTACGACGCGAGCGTGGGGATCGGCACCACGCTCGATGTGAGCCGGACCGCCGAGGAGCTGGCGCAGGTGGCGGTGGACCGCTTCGCCGACTTCGTCACCGTCGACCTGGCGGAGCCCGTCCTGCGCGGCGACGAGCCGCTGGCGCTCGGCGGTACCGACATGTGCCGGACGGCGGTCCACGGCATCCGGCCGGACCACCCCTTCTATCCGGTCGGCCGGCGGTTCTCGTTCGTCCCCACCTCACCCCAGGCGGGGGGCCTGAACAGGGGTGAGCCGGCGGTGGAGACCGATCTGGCCGAGGCCACCGGCTGGCAGGCCCAGGACCCGCGGCAGACCGCCAAGGTCATCGCGTACGGCGTGCGGTCGCTGGTGACCGTGCCGCTGCGGGCCCGGGGCGTGCTGCTGGGCGTGGTCAACTTCTGGCGGACGGCGCGGCGCGACCCCTTCGAAGAGGAAGAGGTGTCCCTCGCCGAGGAGCTGGCCTCGCACGCCGCGGTCTGCATCGACAACGCCCGCCGCTACACCCGCGAGCACACCATGGCGGTGACGCTCCAGCACAGTCTGCTGCCCCGCGCCCTGCCCGCCCAGAGCGCCCTCGATGTGGCCTTCCGCTATCTGCCGGCCGAGTCGGGGGTCGGGGGCGACTGGTTCGACGTGATCCCGTTGCCGGGGGCGCGGGTGGCGCTGGTGGTGGGCGACGTCGTCGGGCACGGTCTGCACGCGGCGGCCACGATGGGGCGGCTGCGCACGGCGGTGCACAACTTCTCCACCCTGGACCTGGCGCCCGATGAGATCCTCTCCCACCTGGACGATCTGGTGGCCCGTATCGACCAGGACGAGCGCCCCGGGCAGCCGGGCGGTGACGGCGGTGAGGGGATCACCGGGGCCACCTGTCTGTACGGGATCTACGACCCGGTCACCCGGTGCTGCACCATGGCGCGGGCCGGTCATCCGCCGCCCGCGCTGGTCCGGCCGGACGGCACCGTGGAGTTCCTCGAGCTGCCCGCCGGACCGCCGCTGGGCCTGGGCGGGCTGCCGTTCGAGACCGCCGAGGCGGAGCTGGCCGAGGGCAGCCATCTCGTCCTCTACACCGACGGGCTCGTCGAGGACCGCCGCCGGGAGATCGACACCGGTCTGGAGCTGCTGCGCGACGCCCTGTCCCATCCCGGCCGGACGCCCGAGCAGATCTGCACTGAGGTGCTGGACGCGATGCTGCCCAGCGATCCGAGCGATGACATCGCCCTGATCGCCGCCCGTACCCGGGTCCTGGGCGCCGACCGCGTGGCCTCCTGGGACGTGCCGTACGATCCGGCCGCCGTGGCCGGGGTGCGCGCCGAGGTCATGCGGCGGCTGGCGGAGTGGGGGCTGGCGGAGGTCGCGTTCACCGCCGAGTTGGTGCTCAGCGAGCTGATCACCAACGCCATCCGCCATGCCACCGGCCCGATCCGGGTGCAGCTGATCCGCGAACGCGCCCTGATCTGCGAGGTCTCCGACACCAGCAGCACCTCCCCGCATCTGCGGTACGCGGCGACGACGGACGAGGGCGGCCGGGGGCTCTTCCTGGTCGCCCGGTTCGCCGAGCGCTGGGGCACCCGCTACACCTCGGACGGCAAGGTCATCTGGGCCGAGCTGGCCATTCCCTGACGCCTGGGTCCACGGCCCGTCAGGGCGCGGCGTGGCGGGAAGATGAGCGTCGGCCGTGGCATATACGTCCGGAACGCGGCGCTTTCGGCCAACTCGATTTGACGGTCCGTCATGATCCATGTGCTGAGAGGGGCCGGTCAAAATCACGTGACTCTACTAACATGTGGCGCCCACGGCTTGATGTCCGCGTGGTCCAGCCACAAACCCTCAACGCGCCCCATGAGGACCTGATAGATGTCAGCACATATATCCAGCCATCCGTACAAAGGGCCCTCGGTGACGTGGCGGGCCCTGACCGTCCCTGTGCTGGCAGCCGTCGCCGCCGGTGCCGCGGGACTGTGGGTGACCACCGCCGTGCCGTCCGCTCAGCGCGTCTTCGTCGCCGTCTTCTGCGGGACCGCCGCCGTACTGCTCGGTGTGGCGCTCGCGGTGGCCACCTACCGTTCGCGGACCATCGGCCGGCTCCAGGAGCGTGTCACGGCGCTGGAGACGGCGGCCACCGCGCGGGAGATCGAGGCGGTCCGGATCGCCGAGGAAACGATTCCTTCCGCGGTTCGGCAGCTGCGTGCGGGTGGCTCGGTGGACACCGTGGTGAGCCGCCTGCCGCGGCCCACCAGCAGGGCCCATCAGCAGCTGCTGCGGACGCTGCTGCGCGAGATCGGCGACGGTGAGCGGATGCGCGCCTCGGCGATGGCCGCGTGCGCCAACGCCGCGGGCCGGGTCCAGGCGCTGGCCACCAGCATGCTGGCCGATCTGCGGGAGATGGAGAACCGGCACGACGAGAGCGTGCTCGGCGATCTGCTGAAGCTGGACCACACCACCGCCCAGGCGGGCCGGATCGCCGACAGCATCGCGGTGCTCACCGGTGCGCGCTCCGGGCGCCGCTGGACCAGGCCGATCGTCATGGAGTCCGTGCTGCGCGGCGCGGTCGGCCGGATCAGCGCCTACCAGCGGGTACGGGTCCACTCGGCCAGCAGCGCCGCGGTGGCCGGTTACGCGGCCGAGGGCGTCATGCACGCCCTCGCCGAGCTGATGGACAACGCCGCCAGCTTCTCGCCTCCCACCGAGGAGGTGCATGTGTACGTCGAGGAGACGCACGCGGGCGTCGTGGTGACCATCGAGGACGGCGGGCTGGTGATGGGCCCGGCCGCCCTGGAGCGCGCGCAGAAGGCCGTCTCCTCCGAGACCCTGGACCTGATGAGCCTGTCCGGCACCCGGCTGGGCCTGGCGGTCGTCGGCTGTCTGGCCCGCAAGCACGGGCTCACCGTCTCCTTCCGGCCGTCCGCGCGGGGCGGCACCGGTGTCGTGGTCCTGATCCCGCAGCAGCTGATCACCCACGTCAACCAGGACGCCGTCGTCCTCGGCACGCCGGGCTCCATCCGCTCCGGCATCCCCCGGCAGGCGTCCGCCCCGTCCGCCCCGTCTGGTTCAGCCGCCGCGACCGCGATCGCGCCCGCCCCCGCCACCACCCCGTCCTCCGCTCCGCTGCCGCCCGCCACCGGACCCTCGTCCGCGCCGGAGCCCGCCGCGGAACCCTCGCCGGCCGTCAACGGACTGCCCAAGCGGCGCCGTGGCGAGACGCTGGCCGCGGCCACCCGGGCCGCCGCCGGCGCCGCCGAGGGGGAACCCAAGGCGAAGACCAGCCGTCCCCGA is a window from the Streptomyces luomodiensis genome containing:
- a CDS encoding ATP-binding protein; translated protein: MSAHISSHPYKGPSVTWRALTVPVLAAVAAGAAGLWVTTAVPSAQRVFVAVFCGTAAVLLGVALAVATYRSRTIGRLQERVTALETAATAREIEAVRIAEETIPSAVRQLRAGGSVDTVVSRLPRPTSRAHQQLLRTLLREIGDGERMRASAMAACANAAGRVQALATSMLADLREMENRHDESVLGDLLKLDHTTAQAGRIADSIAVLTGARSGRRWTRPIVMESVLRGAVGRISAYQRVRVHSASSAAVAGYAAEGVMHALAELMDNAASFSPPTEEVHVYVEETHAGVVVTIEDGGLVMGPAALERAQKAVSSETLDLMSLSGTRLGLAVVGCLARKHGLTVSFRPSARGGTGVVVLIPQQLITHVNQDAVVLGTPGSIRSGIPRQASAPSAPSGSAAATAIAPAPATTPSSAPLPPATGPSSAPEPAAEPSPAVNGLPKRRRGETLAAATRAAAGAAEGEPKAKTSRPRPEDAGARFGAFRQAARGGSAAGAPRDTEPASAQPAEATQSAESVEPAENDKP
- a CDS encoding SpoIIE family protein phosphatase; translated protein: MGMPRFMGRSRGRSWLSVRSVAGQVFVLQLVIVLLLGVAATVALVLQGRHDAVEQARGRSVAVAETFANAPGVAQALHSRNPTKVLQPRAEAARKRSGLDFVVVVNPKGIRITHPNPHRIGKPFIGTIGPSLRGHTITESRPGTLGPAMQAVAPIFDSRHKVVGVVGAGFTIRRVSGLAERQLPLLVGALSASLALATGGTALVGRRLRRQTRGLDPVELTRMYEHHDAVLHSVREGVLIVGDDGRLVLANDEASRLLGLPERPEGRKVAELGLEPHVSDVLTAGRDVTDEVLVAGDRLLAINNRLTDRDGGPPGSVATLRDSTELRALSGRAEVAQKRLKLLYDASVGIGTTLDVSRTAEELAQVAVDRFADFVTVDLAEPVLRGDEPLALGGTDMCRTAVHGIRPDHPFYPVGRRFSFVPTSPQAGGLNRGEPAVETDLAEATGWQAQDPRQTAKVIAYGVRSLVTVPLRARGVLLGVVNFWRTARRDPFEEEEVSLAEELASHAAVCIDNARRYTREHTMAVTLQHSLLPRALPAQSALDVAFRYLPAESGVGGDWFDVIPLPGARVALVVGDVVGHGLHAAATMGRLRTAVHNFSTLDLAPDEILSHLDDLVARIDQDERPGQPGGDGGEGITGATCLYGIYDPVTRCCTMARAGHPPPALVRPDGTVEFLELPAGPPLGLGGLPFETAEAELAEGSHLVLYTDGLVEDRRREIDTGLELLRDALSHPGRTPEQICTEVLDAMLPSDPSDDIALIAARTRVLGADRVASWDVPYDPAAVAGVRAEVMRRLAEWGLAEVAFTAELVLSELITNAIRHATGPIRVQLIRERALICEVSDTSSTSPHLRYAATTDEGGRGLFLVARFAERWGTRYTSDGKVIWAELAIP